DNA from Brevibacterium sp. 'Marine':
AATGCTTCGGTGCCCGCCGTCATCGTCGAATGCGGAGAGATGCGCAACCCGTCTGAGGCGAAGCTCATGGAGTCGAAGTCCGGGCAGGAGAAGTACGCCGACGCCCTGTTCGACGGCGTCGTCGACTGGTTCTGAACCGGATACGCCCCTGGGAAGTTCCCAGGGGCGTTCCGCTCTTCTCACCTCGAGCAGACCTCGAGACTGGCCTCAGTCCAGGTAGTCGCGCAGCACCTGCGAGCGGGACGGGTGGCGCAGCTTGGCCATCGTCTTCGACTCTATCTGGCGGATGCGCTCACGGGTGACGCCGTAGACCTTGCCGATCTCGTCGAGGGTCTTCGGCTGCCCGTCATTGAGTCCGAAGCGCATGGACACCACTCCTGCCTCACGTTCCGAGAGCGTATCGAGCACGGAGTGCAGCTGCTCCTGGAGGAGGGTGAAGCTCACCGAGTCCGAGGGCACAACGGCTTCGGAGTCCTCGATGAGGTCACCGAACTCCGAGTCGCCGTCTTCACCCAGCGGGGTGTGCAGTGAGATGGGTTCGCGGCCGTACTTCTGGACCTCGACGACACGTTCGGGTGTCATGTCGAGTTCCTTCGCGAGCTCTTCCGGGGTCGGTTCGCGACCGAGGTCCTGCAGCATCTGGCGCTGCACACGGGCGAGCTTGTTGATGACCTCGACCATGTGCACCGGGATGCGGATCGTCCGCGCCTGGTCGGCCATCGCACGGGTGATGGCCTGGCGGATCCACCACGTGGCGTAGGTCGAGAACTTGAAGCCCTTCGTGTAGTCGAACTTCTCGACGGCGCGGATGAGGCCGAGGTTGCCCTCCTGGATGAGGTCGAGGAAGAGCATGCCGCGGCCGGTGTAGCGCTTGGCCAGGGACACGACGAGGCGGAGGTTGGCTTCCAACAGGTGGTTCTTCGCGATGCGACCGTCATGGATGATCCACTTGTAGTCCATCGTCTCGCGAGGTTCGGTCACCTCTCCGCCGTCGAGCAGGTGCTCGGCGTACATTCCGGCCTCGATGCGCTTGGCGAGGTCGACCTCCTCGGCGGCGTTGAGCAGCGCCACCTTGCCGATCTGCTTGAGGTAGTCCTTGACCGGGTCCGCGGTCGCACCGGCGGAGACGACCTGCTGGGCAGGCGCATCCTCTTCGTCGGCGTCGGAGACGATGAAGCCTCCGGCCTCGGCCACGGCGGCGTTCTTCTCCTTCTCTTCCGAGTTCTTCGTCTCGGTCGCCTCGGCGGGGCTCTCCTCTGTAGCCAGAGCGTCCGCGGCCGGTTCGACTTCCTCGGTGGTGTCGATGACGTCGTCGGCCTTCTTCGCCTTGGTCGCCTTCGTGGCTTCCTTGGCGGCGGTGGACTCCGTCGTGGTCGTCTTCGCCGCAGCCGTCGATTTCGCTGCGGTCGTCTTCTTCGCAGCAGTCGTCTTCTTCGACGCAGCTGCCTCGGTCTTTGCGGCAGCCGACTTCGCGGTCGTCGACTTCGCGGTCGCGGACTTCTTGGTTCCGGCAGCGGTCGTCTTCTTCGCAGTGGACTTCGACGCCGCAGTGGTCTTGGATCCACCGGTCGAGGTCGTGCCGGCCGTTCCCTCCGACTTCTCCGTCACCGTTGTGGATTCCTTGTCGACTCTGGGCACGTGTTCACCTTTCGCGAGCGTTGAAACTTCCCCATGCATTCGGACAGTACTAAGACCCAAGTCAAGTGGTCCGCGTACGGTCCGGGGCGGGCACGCATAGCTCGCCCATCATGCAATGACTGGGTCAACGCTTAATTTTCTCACGTTATTCCCTGCTTTGCGAATCGGACCTCGAAGGCTCCGCGGCGATCCGTCCGGGCCGTTCACTCGGTGACCGCGGCGATCACACAGCATCGTTCAGATGGTCGTGCGCTGTGTCTCAGTCAGCCAACGAGGCAGGCACCCCATGTCGACCGCGCCGACGATGAGTTCGGCCAGTCCGTGTTCGGATTCGAGCTCGATCGCGGCACGAGCATAATTCAGCGCGATCGTCGATCCGCCCAGCGCCCATTCGAACCAGGCGATGACGGCATAGGCGTTGGCCCTCGCCTGCGGGTGCCCGGCCTGCAGGTAGTCCTTGAGGAAGGCGATGGTGAGCATGATGTCTCGCGGCCGCGGCGCACGCGAGGAGAGGCCGACGAGCTGCTGCGCAGCCTGCGCCTGGGAGACGATGCGCCGACTCATCGTGCACAGCTCCTCCCCGTCGAGACCGTTGACCACCGACGGCGGGAAATCCGGATGGTCGAAGCTCAGGATCATCTCCAGGGCGTCCCGTGACCAGATC
Protein-coding regions in this window:
- a CDS encoding RNA polymerase sigma factor, yielding MPRVDKESTTVTEKSEGTAGTTSTGGSKTTAASKSTAKKTTAAGTKKSATAKSTTAKSAAAKTEAAASKKTTAAKKTTAAKSTAAAKTTTTESTAAKEATKATKAKKADDVIDTTEEVEPAADALATEESPAEATETKNSEEKEKNAAVAEAGGFIVSDADEEDAPAQQVVSAGATADPVKDYLKQIGKVALLNAAEEVDLAKRIEAGMYAEHLLDGGEVTEPRETMDYKWIIHDGRIAKNHLLEANLRLVVSLAKRYTGRGMLFLDLIQEGNLGLIRAVEKFDYTKGFKFSTYATWWIRQAITRAMADQARTIRIPVHMVEVINKLARVQRQMLQDLGREPTPEELAKELDMTPERVVEVQKYGREPISLHTPLGEDGDSEFGDLIEDSEAVVPSDSVSFTLLQEQLHSVLDTLSEREAGVVSMRFGLNDGQPKTLDEIGKVYGVTRERIRQIESKTMAKLRHPSRSQVLRDYLD